The following coding sequences are from one Candidatus Nitrohelix vancouverensis window:
- a CDS encoding response regulator — translation MNPTGHPLSLKKKLIAFFSFLFLLFVSAGILGLYILDQIEYYEKRLQYPQSKIYLINQLTLAIHEVEHKLDEQILDGKNASASLEAQHKKNLDLFEQLKTLSREEMAFVRETFLEEQAELKTIEELEAVYLEFQPKTQDFLAGPSAGSINPYANFFEETLGRSYQKRIHQFLADELQEIEQTHLELASHLQFFRLLIVLSIGIAILLLVFLYSLIQKELAKPIEALTTAAKKVGAGDFCIRLDESSQNEIGFLSKTFNTMSRELEASHNAALKERQKLFSMLDKLPVCFHLQAKDHSVPFSNKMFRDRFGESQKNPCYSLVHGSDTLKIIESKTEQSSTWQAMDGRIYLVVCAPFTDVDGSELVMEMAVDITERENAKTELVKAKKTAEQANQAKSQFLARMSHEFRTPLNSILGFGQLLEMDDEPPKSEEQKENLSRILRAGEQLLELVDGILDLSALDAGEISLSPHTVNLSEIVDNAISLLRPRALEGEVTLQFDNYFEPPLFAHADASRLRQILTTLIANAVKFTRPGGKVCVGVEMREGDFIRVGVRDTGIGIPEDNRKQMFKAFSRISHFNDEITGAGINLAVAKQLIEMMGGRIDYESVVGEGSYFYFDIPQSTQGLSADSSQPDSGRQTEAKTKILYIENTPDSIELMKQIFAENPKIKLYTAGNVEEGIQAAQSLELDLILMDANLPGENGKTAFEQLQSVFKTRKVPIIALTAGSMQTDINQVAQSGFHSYITKPINIPELKELISKTLPKT, via the coding sequence ATGAACCCGACTGGACACCCTCTCAGTTTAAAAAAAAAGCTGATCGCGTTTTTTTCCTTCCTGTTTTTACTATTCGTCTCCGCCGGTATTCTCGGCCTCTATATATTGGACCAGATTGAGTATTATGAAAAACGGCTTCAGTACCCGCAGAGTAAAATCTATCTGATCAATCAATTGACCTTGGCCATTCACGAAGTGGAGCACAAACTGGACGAACAGATATTAGATGGGAAAAACGCATCTGCGAGTCTGGAAGCCCAGCACAAAAAAAACCTCGATCTGTTTGAGCAACTCAAAACCCTGTCTCGTGAAGAGATGGCCTTTGTCCGTGAAACATTTCTCGAAGAACAAGCCGAGTTGAAAACCATCGAGGAACTGGAAGCGGTCTACCTGGAATTTCAGCCTAAAACACAAGACTTTCTGGCCGGACCGAGCGCCGGCTCAATCAATCCTTACGCTAATTTTTTTGAGGAAACGCTGGGGCGCAGTTACCAAAAACGTATTCATCAATTCCTTGCGGATGAACTGCAAGAGATCGAACAAACTCATTTAGAGCTGGCAAGCCATCTCCAGTTTTTCAGATTACTGATTGTATTATCTATTGGAATAGCCATCCTCCTGCTGGTTTTTCTCTACAGCCTCATTCAGAAGGAACTGGCAAAGCCCATAGAAGCTCTAACGACAGCCGCTAAAAAGGTGGGGGCGGGTGATTTTTGCATTCGCCTGGACGAAAGCTCGCAAAACGAAATTGGATTTTTATCCAAGACCTTCAACACCATGTCGAGGGAACTGGAAGCCTCGCACAATGCCGCTCTCAAAGAACGCCAGAAACTTTTCTCGATGCTGGATAAATTGCCGGTCTGTTTTCATTTACAGGCAAAAGATCACAGCGTTCCATTTTCAAATAAAATGTTCCGCGACCGCTTTGGCGAATCTCAGAAAAACCCCTGCTACTCCCTGGTACACGGAAGCGATACCCTAAAAATAATTGAAAGCAAGACGGAACAAAGCTCTACCTGGCAGGCGATGGACGGGCGCATCTACCTTGTCGTATGCGCTCCCTTCACCGATGTTGACGGCTCTGAACTCGTTATGGAAATGGCGGTGGACATCACCGAACGGGAAAATGCAAAAACAGAACTGGTTAAAGCCAAAAAGACGGCAGAGCAGGCGAATCAGGCCAAGTCCCAGTTCCTGGCGCGCATGAGTCATGAGTTTCGCACGCCCTTGAATTCTATACTGGGATTCGGTCAATTGCTGGAAATGGACGACGAACCGCCGAAATCCGAAGAACAAAAAGAGAATCTGAGCCGTATCCTGCGCGCCGGGGAACAATTGCTCGAACTGGTCGATGGCATTCTCGACTTGTCGGCTCTCGATGCGGGTGAAATCTCCCTCTCTCCTCACACCGTCAACCTGAGTGAAATCGTCGACAACGCAATCTCTCTGTTACGACCCAGGGCGCTTGAAGGCGAAGTGACTTTGCAATTTGACAACTATTTCGAACCGCCCCTTTTCGCGCATGCCGACGCCTCTCGGCTCCGACAAATCCTGACGACCCTGATCGCCAACGCCGTCAAATTCACCCGACCCGGAGGAAAGGTTTGCGTCGGCGTTGAAATGCGCGAGGGCGATTTCATTCGCGTCGGCGTCCGCGACACCGGCATCGGCATCCCTGAAGATAACCGCAAGCAAATGTTTAAGGCCTTCTCGCGCATCAGCCATTTCAACGATGAAATCACAGGCGCTGGCATCAACCTCGCGGTGGCGAAACAACTCATAGAAATGATGGGCGGACGCATCGACTACGAAAGCGTTGTCGGCGAAGGCAGTTATTTTTATTTTGATATTCCACAATCGACGCAAGGGCTCAGCGCCGATAGCTCCCAACCGGATTCGGGGCGACAAACGGAAGCGAAAACAAAAATCCTCTACATTGAAAACACGCCCGACAGCATTGAATTGATGAAGCAGATTTTCGCGGAGAATCCCAAAATCAAACTGTACACCGCAGGCAACGTAGAAGAAGGCATTCAGGCCGCCCAGTCGTTGGAGCTCGACTTGATTTTAATGGACGCCAACCTGCCCGGAGAAAACGGCAAGACCGCATTCGAGCAATTGCAGTCGGTTTTTAAAACGCGCAAGGTTCCAATCATCGCGCTCACCGCAGGTTCCATGCAAACGGATATCAACCAGGTCGCGCAAAGTGGTTTCCATTCCTATATCACCAAACCCATCAATATTCCCGAACTGAAAGAGCTGATTTCCAAAACCCTGCCGAAAACCTGA
- a CDS encoding chlorite dismutase family protein: MRALKLLLGILTLFAWCGAAHAGPGLVGGFIYLFPKEGKEVPFQKRDSIMQKLQLHASNFGNDFNPLHGREDTIAYYQRLEYSLNGKAITGRIPISLIRVESMDRRKVDGYYENVKEVLGDYLDLEYRIAITRPLNYTDAETLAQLREKAPRRYSGNSDAFAVIFPLSKTAEWWAMDEKTRTSYFNTNPKAFGKDHLGHNGVGFKYIQMIFRKLYHSRDLDPQQDFVTYFEYPDDFEEVFSNLLNGLRDVKTNPEWKFVEEGPLFKARRVRSLNQLF; encoded by the coding sequence ATGCGCGCATTAAAACTTCTGCTGGGAATTCTAACGCTCTTCGCCTGGTGCGGCGCGGCTCATGCCGGGCCGGGTCTGGTGGGCGGTTTCATTTATCTGTTTCCGAAAGAGGGGAAAGAAGTCCCCTTCCAAAAGCGCGACTCCATAATGCAGAAGCTACAGCTCCACGCCAGTAATTTTGGCAACGACTTCAATCCCTTGCATGGCCGCGAGGACACCATCGCCTACTACCAGCGCCTTGAATATTCTCTCAATGGAAAAGCCATTACGGGACGAATTCCGATCAGCCTGATCCGCGTGGAGTCGATGGACCGAAGAAAGGTGGACGGCTATTATGAAAACGTCAAAGAGGTGTTGGGGGATTACCTTGATCTGGAATATCGCATCGCGATCACCCGCCCCTTGAACTATACCGACGCCGAAACGCTGGCGCAGTTGCGCGAGAAAGCGCCGCGACGCTACAGCGGCAACAGCGACGCCTTCGCGGTCATTTTTCCGCTTTCAAAAACCGCGGAATGGTGGGCGATGGATGAAAAAACGCGAACCTCTTATTTCAACACGAATCCGAAAGCTTTCGGCAAGGATCATCTCGGACACAACGGCGTGGGCTTTAAATACATTCAAATGATTTTTCGCAAGCTCTACCACTCGCGCGATCTCGACCCGCAACAGGATTTTGTGACTTATTTTGAATATCCCGACGATTTTGAAGAAGTTTTCAGCAATCTGTTGAATGGTCTGCGGGACGTGAAGACCAACCCGGAATGGAAGTTTGTCGAAGAAGGGCCTTTGTTCAAAGCTCGGCGCGTGCGCTCACTCAATCAACTTTTCTGA
- a CDS encoding YtxH domain-containing protein: MNFLKQIFIVLILFVSVAATLGCKEKGPAEKAGAQIDAALEDASKSKEEAGVDINEAVEDAARITDEAGNEIGNAVDDASKAAKDLLGN, from the coding sequence ATGAACTTCCTGAAACAAATTTTTATCGTCTTGATTTTATTTGTCAGCGTCGCCGCAACGCTTGGATGCAAGGAAAAAGGACCCGCAGAAAAAGCGGGCGCGCAAATTGATGCAGCGCTTGAAGACGCATCCAAATCTAAGGAAGAAGCGGGCGTCGACATTAATGAAGCGGTTGAGGACGCCGCCAGAATAACGGATGAAGCGGGCAATGAGATAGGCAATGCAGTGGACGACGCTTCCAAAGCGGCGAAAGATTTGCTCGGAAACTGA
- a CDS encoding response regulator: MKILLVEDNEMNRDMLIRRLKRKGYEVVFAVDGQQGLEMARAESPALILMDMSLPVMDGWEVTRRLKAEVDTKGIPILGLSAHAMKGDEEKGLAAGCDDYDTKPVNLERLLGKMKALLGES, encoded by the coding sequence TTGAAGATTCTTCTGGTCGAAGACAACGAGATGAACCGGGACATGTTGATCCGACGCTTGAAGCGCAAAGGCTACGAGGTGGTTTTTGCGGTGGATGGACAACAGGGCCTGGAGATGGCTCGCGCAGAATCGCCCGCTTTGATCTTGATGGATATGAGTTTGCCCGTCATGGACGGCTGGGAAGTCACCCGTCGATTGAAGGCGGAAGTGGACACCAAAGGCATCCCCATCCTCGGTCTTTCCGCCCACGCCATGAAAGGCGATGAGGAAAAAGGTCTGGCGGCAGGTTGCGACGACTACGACACCAAACCGGTCAATCTGGAGCGTCTGTTGGGAAAAATGAAGGCATTGCTGGGCGAAAGTTGA
- a CDS encoding Hpt domain-containing protein, whose translation MEKAPPIDKQAAMEVCDDDMELFMEIVEVYLEDAPNLARKLKQAVMDEDAPLVEKFAHALKGASGNICAEPVRELAMQIERMGRENQLDAVRDVYRKFVKEFIRLKDNLDVMVAENGG comes from the coding sequence ATGGAAAAAGCGCCACCGATAGATAAGCAAGCGGCAATGGAAGTGTGCGACGACGACATGGAACTGTTCATGGAAATCGTCGAGGTGTATCTGGAAGACGCGCCCAACCTGGCCCGCAAGCTGAAGCAAGCGGTGATGGATGAAGACGCGCCGCTGGTCGAAAAATTCGCCCACGCCCTGAAAGGCGCCTCCGGCAACATCTGCGCCGAGCCGGTGCGCGAGCTGGCGATGCAGATAGAACGCATGGGACGCGAAAATCAACTGGACGCCGTGCGCGACGTCTACCGCAAATTTGTCAAGGAATTCATCCGCCTCAAAGACAATTTGGATGTGATGGTCGCCGAAAACGGCGGATGA
- the rpsT gene encoding 30S ribosomal protein S20, with protein MANHKSALKRNRQNEKRYARNKAHRTVVKNAIKRTMSAIEEKNKDAAVAEFKAAEKLISKVASKGAIHKSAASRKVASLAKRVHKLSVAS; from the coding sequence TTGGCAAACCATAAGTCGGCGCTGAAACGAAACCGCCAAAATGAAAAAAGATACGCGCGCAACAAAGCTCATCGAACCGTCGTAAAAAACGCGATCAAACGAACCATGTCTGCGATTGAAGAAAAAAACAAAGACGCGGCGGTCGCCGAGTTCAAAGCGGCGGAAAAACTCATTTCTAAAGTGGCGAGCAAAGGCGCGATTCATAAATCAGCGGCTTCCAGAAAAGTTGCCAGTCTTGCAAAAAGAGTTCACAAGCTTTCGGTCGCGAGTTAG
- the holA gene encoding DNA polymerase III subunit delta produces the protein MPLSAGQFLQQIQQGQWSGFHFLYGEERFFHSEIINALLNQIVAPDDRDFNFEIFDAKESGPNAWIAAARTLSFMGGDKFIVVRNLHERTLEADEADSLMAYADKPAEGSCMVVTADKIDRKRKLYKTLAKRKDAVECGPPDEGSLVSWLKLRAQEHGYTLAGGAAKLIVGRVGAKSGALAMELEKLMTFAGTNKTIKEQDAASLVGDVHVEDGFALTDALKEKNTEKALRILDNQLSHGEEPIRMLGLITWQLRTIWEVKSHADKRLSPQQIAKAIGANPFVVQKALPAANRYSVEELKQCFRELSQTDRELKSTSKSPEGALRTLIWNLCATSARKR, from the coding sequence ATGCCTCTTTCCGCCGGACAATTCCTCCAGCAAATCCAGCAGGGCCAGTGGAGCGGCTTTCATTTTCTCTACGGCGAGGAACGATTTTTTCACAGCGAAATCATCAACGCCCTGCTGAACCAGATCGTCGCTCCCGATGATCGTGATTTTAATTTTGAAATTTTCGACGCGAAGGAAAGCGGCCCCAACGCCTGGATCGCCGCCGCGCGCACCCTGTCCTTCATGGGCGGCGACAAATTCATCGTCGTTCGCAACCTGCACGAAAGAACGCTCGAAGCCGATGAAGCGGACAGCCTGATGGCCTATGCAGACAAACCCGCCGAAGGCTCCTGCATGGTCGTCACCGCAGACAAAATCGATCGCAAACGCAAACTTTATAAAACCCTGGCGAAGCGCAAAGACGCCGTCGAATGCGGCCCGCCCGACGAAGGCTCGCTCGTGTCCTGGCTCAAACTCCGGGCGCAGGAACACGGCTACACCCTGGCAGGCGGCGCGGCGAAGTTGATCGTGGGACGGGTGGGGGCCAAATCCGGCGCGCTGGCGATGGAGCTTGAAAAACTCATGACCTTCGCCGGGACAAACAAAACCATCAAGGAGCAAGACGCCGCCAGTCTGGTCGGCGACGTTCACGTCGAAGACGGTTTCGCGCTGACCGACGCCCTGAAAGAAAAGAACACCGAAAAAGCTCTGCGCATTCTCGACAACCAGTTGAGCCACGGCGAAGAACCGATCCGCATGCTCGGACTCATCACCTGGCAACTGCGCACCATCTGGGAAGTCAAAAGCCACGCCGACAAACGGCTGTCGCCGCAACAAATCGCCAAAGCGATCGGCGCCAACCCTTTTGTCGTTCAGAAAGCCCTGCCAGCGGCCAATCGTTACAGCGTCGAAGAATTAAAACAGTGTTTCAGGGAATTGAGCCAGACCGACCGGGAATTGAAAAGCACGAGCAAAAGCCCGGAAGGGGCGCTCCGGACATTGATCTGGAATTTGTGCGCGACGAGCGCGCGCAAGCGATAA
- a CDS encoding LptE family protein, with product MTTRFFKNAALGLLLLALCGCGYQLSNTGKSQLPAHIRTLAIPIISNSSGEPEIHRELTDEIRRAFISDGRLKVVDEGKADLILKGSLVWYNLRAVSFSADDFVSEYWVEIKVDFEATDVKKKRPLLKQQLKTKWDFRATENVISTEQARIDAIDQSFSDLSSRIVSLLIDRF from the coding sequence ATGACGACTCGATTTTTCAAGAACGCCGCGCTCGGCCTGCTCCTGCTGGCTCTGTGCGGTTGCGGCTACCAGTTGTCCAACACCGGCAAATCCCAATTGCCCGCGCATATTCGCACCCTCGCCATTCCCATCATCAGCAACAGTTCCGGCGAGCCTGAAATTCATCGCGAGTTGACCGATGAAATCCGCCGCGCCTTCATCAGCGACGGGCGTCTCAAGGTGGTGGATGAAGGCAAGGCCGATCTGATATTGAAAGGTTCTCTGGTCTGGTACAACCTGCGCGCCGTTTCCTTCAGCGCCGATGATTTTGTCTCCGAATACTGGGTCGAAATCAAGGTCGACTTCGAGGCCACCGACGTCAAAAAGAAGCGTCCACTGTTGAAACAGCAGTTGAAAACGAAATGGGATTTTCGCGCGACGGAAAACGTCATCAGCACCGAGCAGGCGCGCATTGACGCGATCGACCAGTCTTTCAGCGATCTCTCCTCGCGTATCGTCAGTCTGCTGATCGACCGTTTTTAA
- a CDS encoding leucine--tRNA ligase codes for MSEYDFKTIEAKWQAFWEERRSFKVEKDAAKEKFYLLEMFPYPSGRIHMGHVRNYAIGDALARFKRMLGFNVLHPIGWDAFGLPAENAAIKNKSHPADWTYENIKTMRRQIKRLGFSYDWDREIATCHPGYYKWNQWCFLQFLNKGLIYRKNSRVNWCESCHTVLANEQVIDGLCWRCDSAVEEKEQEGWFLKITDYADSLLEGCKELSGSWPEQVLTMQTNWIGKSYGAEVDFKTRDSNQTIKVFTTRPDTLYGATFMALAPEHPLTKKLSQGTSQENAVADFMKKMQKEDKIARTAEGGEKEGVFTGAYAINPMNGEAVPIWTANFVLMDYGTGAIMSVPAHDQRDFDFARKYDIPIRPVIQPEGEALDGATMTEAFAGEGVMANSGEFDGYVGAEGIQKVGEYLESKGLGKRTVNYRLRDWGISRQRYWGTPIPIIHCDDCGLVPVAEQDLPVELPLDVKLGDKGQSPLGTMDSFLNAPCPKCNKPARRETDTLDTFICSSWYFDRYTTPREDRVPFNRDEVNYWMPVDQYVGGIEHAILHLLYSRFFNRVFKDLGLVDFAEPFSHLLTQGMVIKDGAKMSKSKGNVIDPDEIIERLGADTARLFILFAAPPAKDLEWNSQGVEGCYRFLKRAWKIFHEFLDDAKNAHPLPEAGADLPTALKELRRMTHITLRRVREDIETRIQFNTAIAAIMEFVNHLYAFRESAEALNKDAAYQAVIREAMETLTLALNPFAPHISEELWSKLDKTTAAVETPWPNYVDALTQSDEIIIVVQVNGKVRQRINAPAGIAQDDLKAQCLADPKLQEWIDGKEIKKVIVVPNKLVNIVVK; via the coding sequence ATGTCCGAGTACGATTTCAAAACGATTGAAGCCAAGTGGCAGGCTTTTTGGGAAGAACGCCGTTCTTTCAAAGTAGAAAAAGACGCCGCCAAAGAAAAATTTTATTTGCTGGAAATGTTCCCCTATCCGTCCGGGCGCATCCATATGGGCCATGTGCGCAACTACGCCATCGGCGATGCGCTGGCGCGTTTCAAGCGCATGCTCGGTTTCAACGTCCTGCACCCCATCGGCTGGGACGCCTTCGGCCTGCCCGCGGAAAACGCGGCGATCAAGAACAAGAGCCATCCGGCGGACTGGACTTACGAAAATATCAAAACCATGCGACGGCAGATCAAACGCCTCGGTTTCAGTTACGACTGGGACCGCGAAATCGCCACCTGCCACCCCGGCTACTATAAATGGAACCAGTGGTGCTTCCTTCAATTCCTGAATAAAGGCCTGATCTATCGCAAAAATTCCCGCGTCAACTGGTGCGAATCCTGCCACACCGTACTCGCCAACGAGCAGGTGATCGACGGCTTGTGCTGGCGTTGCGACTCCGCCGTCGAAGAAAAAGAACAGGAAGGCTGGTTCCTGAAAATCACCGATTACGCAGACAGCCTGCTCGAAGGATGCAAGGAACTCAGCGGTTCCTGGCCGGAGCAGGTGCTGACCATGCAGACCAACTGGATCGGCAAGAGCTACGGCGCCGAAGTCGATTTCAAGACCAGGGACTCGAACCAGACCATTAAAGTGTTCACCACCCGACCCGACACGCTCTACGGAGCCACCTTCATGGCCCTGGCGCCGGAACACCCGCTCACGAAAAAATTATCTCAAGGCACGAGTCAGGAAAACGCGGTTGCCGACTTCATGAAAAAGATGCAGAAGGAGGACAAGATTGCCCGCACCGCCGAAGGCGGCGAGAAAGAAGGCGTGTTCACTGGCGCTTACGCAATCAACCCGATGAACGGCGAGGCCGTCCCGATCTGGACCGCGAATTTTGTCCTGATGGATTACGGCACCGGCGCCATCATGTCCGTGCCCGCGCACGACCAGCGCGATTTCGACTTCGCGCGCAAATACGACATTCCCATACGACCCGTCATTCAACCCGAAGGCGAAGCGCTCGACGGCGCCACCATGACCGAAGCCTTCGCAGGCGAAGGGGTGATGGCGAACTCTGGAGAATTCGACGGTTACGTCGGCGCCGAAGGCATTCAGAAGGTCGGCGAGTATCTCGAATCGAAAGGACTCGGCAAGCGCACCGTCAACTACCGCCTGCGCGACTGGGGCATTTCGCGCCAACGCTACTGGGGCACGCCGATTCCCATCATCCATTGCGACGACTGCGGTCTGGTTCCGGTAGCGGAGCAGGACCTGCCCGTCGAACTGCCGCTCGATGTGAAGCTCGGCGACAAGGGACAATCGCCTCTGGGAACGATGGATTCGTTTTTAAACGCGCCTTGTCCAAAATGTAATAAACCTGCGCGACGGGAAACCGACACCCTCGATACTTTTATCTGTTCCTCATGGTATTTCGACCGCTACACCACGCCGCGCGAGGACCGCGTTCCCTTTAACCGCGACGAAGTCAATTACTGGATGCCGGTGGATCAATACGTCGGCGGCATCGAACACGCCATCCTGCATCTTTTGTATTCGCGTTTCTTCAATCGCGTCTTCAAAGACCTGGGACTGGTCGATTTTGCCGAGCCTTTTTCGCATCTGCTCACGCAGGGCATGGTCATCAAAGACGGCGCCAAGATGTCCAAATCCAAGGGCAACGTCATCGACCCGGACGAGATCATCGAACGACTGGGCGCCGACACCGCGCGCCTGTTCATTCTGTTCGCCGCGCCGCCCGCCAAGGATCTGGAATGGAACAGTCAGGGCGTTGAAGGTTGCTACCGCTTTCTGAAACGCGCCTGGAAGATTTTTCATGAATTCCTCGACGACGCTAAAAACGCGCATCCTCTACCCGAAGCGGGCGCCGATCTGCCGACCGCGCTGAAAGAACTCAGACGCATGACGCATATCACCCTGCGCCGCGTCCGCGAAGATATCGAAACGCGAATCCAGTTCAACACCGCCATCGCCGCGATCATGGAATTCGTCAATCACCTTTACGCCTTCCGCGAGAGCGCCGAAGCCCTGAACAAGGACGCCGCCTATCAAGCCGTCATTCGCGAAGCGATGGAAACGCTGACCCTGGCTCTGAATCCCTTCGCCCCGCATATCTCCGAAGAACTCTGGTCGAAGCTGGATAAAACAACGGCGGCGGTGGAAACGCCCTGGCCGAATTATGTGGACGCGCTCACGCAGTCCGACGAAATCATCATCGTCGTGCAGGTGAACGGCAAAGTGCGCCAGCGCATCAACGCCCCCGCCGGTATCGCGCAGGACGATCTCAAAGCGCAATGCCTCGCGGACCCGAAACTGCAGGAATGGATCGACGGCAAGGAAATCAAAAAAGTGATTGTCGTGCCGAACAAACTGGTCAATATTGTGGTCAAATAG
- a CDS encoding energy transducer TonB has protein sequence MMNPIKTLGMLFRISHITALVSLILSLAAHEVRAENSQAGPDPVAVHYFSQLQRQVLSHWSYPQSAALDGKTGQVEVRVTIDRDGTILTGSVESSSRYRELKQAARDAVKASEPFPPFPASFKEQSIDIRFRFSYLPKDPASP, from the coding sequence ATGATGAACCCAATCAAAACGCTCGGAATGCTTTTTCGCATATCACACATCACCGCGCTTGTTTCATTGATCCTGAGTCTCGCCGCGCACGAAGTTCGCGCTGAAAATTCTCAGGCGGGTCCCGACCCCGTCGCCGTTCATTATTTTTCCCAGTTGCAAAGGCAGGTTCTGAGCCACTGGAGCTACCCGCAATCCGCCGCGCTCGACGGAAAAACCGGGCAAGTCGAAGTGCGCGTCACCATAGACCGCGATGGAACCATTCTGACGGGATCCGTCGAGTCTTCATCGCGTTACAGAGAACTCAAACAAGCCGCTCGCGACGCTGTGAAAGCAAGCGAACCCTTTCCGCCGTTTCCCGCTTCCTTCAAGGAGCAAAGTATCGACATCCGTTTTCGTTTCTCCTACCTGCCCAAAGACCCGGCGTCGCCTTAA
- a CDS encoding class I SAM-dependent methyltransferase — MTDEKNTCKLCDSSCQLFYQDKRKYFKCDSCGLIFTNDAPGKVEEEAHYRSQWEETQPEFWISQADVLLQIIRNYHEPLQILDFGSGSGELTRELRSRDLSVTPLEPMEQGYLKDQQYPGLFDVVVALEVLEHLPQPLEELLEIDRVLAPGGIFVCSTALTNAFLDHASGRDQFAQWWYKDDPTHLCFFGNRTLEALAQRLDWGLDIYGEKAFVMKKPGE; from the coding sequence ATGACTGATGAGAAGAATACCTGCAAGTTGTGCGATTCGTCCTGCCAGTTGTTTTATCAAGATAAGCGGAAATATTTTAAATGCGATTCCTGCGGTTTGATTTTTACCAACGACGCGCCGGGCAAGGTTGAAGAGGAAGCGCATTACCGTTCGCAATGGGAAGAGACCCAGCCGGAATTCTGGATCAGCCAGGCGGATGTGCTTTTGCAGATCATACGCAATTATCACGAGCCGCTTCAGATTCTCGATTTTGGTTCCGGTTCCGGCGAGTTGACGCGCGAGTTGCGAAGCCGGGATTTATCGGTGACGCCGCTGGAGCCAATGGAGCAGGGTTATTTGAAAGATCAGCAGTATCCGGGGTTATTCGATGTTGTCGTGGCGCTGGAGGTGCTGGAACATCTTCCGCAACCGCTTGAGGAATTGCTGGAAATCGATCGGGTCCTGGCGCCCGGAGGAATTTTCGTTTGTTCAACCGCCCTGACGAATGCCTTCCTCGATCACGCGTCCGGGAGGGACCAATTCGCACAGTGGTGGTATAAAGACGACCCGACGCACCTCTGCTTCTTCGGCAATCGCACTCTGGAAGCCCTGGCGCAACGCCTGGACTGGGGGTTGGATATTTACGGCGAGAAGGCGTTTGTGATGAAAAAACCGGGCGAATGA
- a CDS encoding TIGR00341 family protein: MKIIEIIAHKDHSRTIRTVAQRLGAEDFWVGPEGEDSRRSIKLLVDNEERQSVLDALQSVIDADPKTRIVVSPVEATLPENDKDDVDKDKKKYSSVSITREELYNSIEKGARLDFNFMLLVFLSTIVAAIGLLKDNVAVIIGAMVIAPLLGPNLALALGAALGRVDLTIQSLKTGAIGLAIALVMSFGIGLWLPINLESHELMARTDVGIDSLVLALASGAAAVLSLTTGLPSILVGVMVAVALLPPAAAVGLMLGAGQLELAWGATLLLAINVVAVNLSAKLVFLARGVKPRTWMEKEKARQSMIAYIAFWVITLGALVMVIYLRKTVEF, translated from the coding sequence ATGAAAATCATTGAAATCATCGCGCACAAGGATCATAGCCGCACCATCAGAACCGTCGCGCAACGGCTCGGAGCGGAAGATTTCTGGGTGGGGCCGGAAGGCGAAGACAGTCGACGTTCCATCAAACTACTGGTCGACAACGAGGAACGCCAATCCGTACTCGACGCATTGCAGTCTGTGATCGACGCCGACCCCAAAACCCGAATCGTTGTCAGTCCCGTTGAAGCGACGCTTCCCGAAAACGACAAAGACGACGTCGACAAAGACAAGAAAAAATATTCAAGCGTCAGCATCACCCGCGAAGAGCTTTACAACAGCATCGAAAAAGGCGCGCGGCTCGATTTCAATTTCATGCTTCTGGTTTTCCTGTCCACCATCGTCGCGGCGATCGGATTGCTCAAAGACAATGTGGCTGTCATCATCGGAGCGATGGTGATCGCTCCGCTCCTCGGGCCCAATCTGGCGCTGGCCCTGGGCGCCGCCCTTGGCAGAGTGGACCTGACTATTCAATCCTTAAAAACCGGCGCGATTGGTCTTGCTATCGCACTCGTGATGTCTTTTGGCATTGGACTTTGGTTGCCCATCAATCTGGAAAGTCATGAATTGATGGCCCGCACCGACGTTGGCATCGATTCTCTCGTGCTGGCCCTGGCCTCGGGCGCGGCGGCGGTCTTGTCGTTGACGACGGGATTGCCGAGTATTCTGGTGGGGGTCATGGTCGCAGTCGCCCTTTTGCCTCCCGCCGCGGCGGTCGGACTCATGCTCGGGGCAGGACAACTCGAACTGGCCTGGGGAGCGACTCTTCTACTGGCGATCAACGTGGTCGCCGTGAATCTATCTGCAAAACTCGTGTTCCTGGCCCGCGGCGTCAAACCGCGCACCTGGATGGAAAAGGAAAAGGCGCGTCAATCCATGATCGCTTATATCGCGTTCTGGGTCATCACGCTAGGCGCATTGGTCATGGTGATTTATCTGCGCAAAACCGTAGAATTTTGA